A section of the Corvus moneduloides isolate bCorMon1 chromosome 29, bCorMon1.pri, whole genome shotgun sequence genome encodes:
- the PSMB4 gene encoding proteasome subunit beta type-4, with protein MRCRSVTKMEAGAAPPPFWAGGPAPGQIYIPRAPDTGPAALPFSRTLSPMVTGTSVLGLKFSGGVILAADTVGSYGSLARFRGISRLLKVNDSTVLGASGDLADFQHLRQLLEQMVIDEELLGDGHSYSPRALHSWLTRVLYNRRSKINPLWNTVLIAGVYGGESFLGYVDMLGVAFEAPSLATGFGAYLAQPLLRAALERDRIPTREEARELLERCLRVLYYRDARSFNRYEVAVVTEKGVELEGPLTLEANWDIAHLVSGFE; from the exons ATGCGCTGTCGCAGCGTGACTAAGATGGAGGccggggcagcgccgccgccgtTCTGGGCCGGGGGTCCGGCCCCGGGGCAAATCTACATCCCCCGGGCCCCCGAcaccggccccgccgcgctgccCTTCAGCCGCACCCT GAGCCCGATGGTGACGGGGACGTCGGTGCTGGGGCTGAAGTTCTCCGGCGGGGTGATCCTGGCCGCGGACACGGTGGGATCCTACGGATCCCTGGCGCGCTTCCGGGGGATCTCCCGGCTCCTCAAGGTCAACGATTCCACGGTTTTGGGAGCTTCCGGGGATCTGGCCGACTTCCAGCACCTGcggcagctcctggagcagatgGT GATCGacgaggagctgctgggggacGGGCACAGCTACAGCCCGCGGGCTCTGCACTCGTGGCTCACGCGGGTCCTGTACAACCGGCGCTCCAAGATCAATCCCCTCTGGAATACCGTGCTCATCGCCGGCGTCTACGGCGGGGAGAG TTTCCTGGGCTACGTGGACATGCTGGGCGTCGCCTTCGAGGCGCCCTCGCTCGCCACCGGCTTCGGGGCCTACCTGGCGCAG CCGTTGCTGCGGGCGGCTCTGGAGCGTGACCGGATCCCGACGCGGGAGGAGgcccgggagctgctggagcgcTGCCTCAGGGTGCTCTACTACCGGGATGCGCGTTCCTTCAACAGG TACGAGGTCGCCGTGGTGACGGAGAAGGGCGTGGAGCTCGAGGGACCCCTGACCCTGGAAGCCAACTGGGACATCGCCCACCTGGTCAG CGGTTTCGAGTga